A window of Deinococcus betulae genomic DNA:
GCAGCCGTCCGCACCGGTCCCCACGAAGCCCCAGACCCCCAGCGAATGGGTGACGGTCATGCGGGCACGGGCCGAAGAGGTGGACGGCGTGGCGCTGGACACCCGTGCGGCGGCCCAGTTCACCGCCCTCCAGCGGCAGGTGGCGCAGACGCTGGCGCAAGGCTTCAAAGCAGACCGGGGCCCAGCGACAGCCCGCTGTGAGACTTACGGCGAGCATCTGGCGACCTTGCAGCGGCATCCGGTCAGCGCGCCGGTCTCGCGGGCGGTGCTGAGCCTGGTCCCCGGTGGGGAGCGACTGGCTCTGCAACGCGCTGTGGACACGGCTGTGCAGCGTCATGAGACCCAGGCCACACAGGACGCCCAAGTGCTGCGGGCACTCGCCCTTCAGCGGCAGTTGGCGGAACTGGACGCAGAGGCGACGCAGCCTGTGTTGCAACGCATTCAGGCCAGACGTGGAAGCGGTAATCCTCTCCCGGAAGCCGTTCAGCGCCATTTGGAACAGGGCCTCAACCACGATCTGAGCAAGGTGCGGATTCACGACGACGGCGAAGCCCACACGCTCGCCAAAGGTGTCAACGCGCTTGCTTTTACGACGGGCACCGACATCTTTTTCCAGAGCGGGAAATTCAGCCCCAACACGAAAAGCGGCCTGGAACTCCTGGCACATGAGGTCACCCACACCGTTCAGCAGTCCCAGGGCCGAGTGGGCAAAGGGATTGACCCCGACGCCGGGCTGGAAAGCGAGGCCCGCACGATGGGCGCCAAGCTGGCCCAGGCCATGCCCAGCCCCAAGAGCCTGATGCCGCCCAGCCTCCATACGCCTGGGGTGTACAGCCAGAAAGCTGCTCTGCAACGAGCACAGGACGGGGCAGTCCAGCGCTTTGCCCTGAAACCCCTGTATGACCTGCAACCGCAGGCGGTGCAGCGCTGGGGCAATCCCCTGAGCTGGGCCGCCGACAAGGTCAAAGACGGCGTGAGCGCCATTGCCGATAAAGGCAAGGAGATGATTGCCGGCGCACTGACGGCCCTGCCCGGTTACCGCGAGCTGTGCATGGCCTTTGGCAAGGATCTGGTGACGGGCAAAACCATGTCGGCCAATCCCGACAGCATTCTGGACACGCTGGCCGGCTGGGTGCCCGGACCCCTGAAGGACATCCTCAAAGCGCTCAAGGAAACGGGCGCCATCCCGAAGGCCTGGACATGGTTCAAGGCCGAGCTGGGCAAGCTGGATCTGGGGGGCGCGCTGGGCGAGATTGCTGGAGCGATTGGCAAGGCGGACCTGGGCGGGGCCAAGAACGCCGTAACCCGCCGCATCAGTGGCCTCAAGAACCTGATTGTGGGCAGTGCCCGCAAGATTGCCGACATCGGGTTGACCGCGCTGGCCGCCGGACTCGGGCCGGTGGGGCAGCAGGTGGTGGCTCAGCTGCGGCAGGGCGGCGACCTCATCCTGCAGGTCCTGAAAAACCCGGCCAAGTTTGCTGGCCACCTGCTGAGCGCCCTCAAGGGCGGCTTCTCCAAGTTTGCGAGCAACGCGCCCAAACACCTCCAGAACGGGCTGGGTCAATGGCTGACCGGCGCCTCGGGCATCACCTTTCCGGCCAAACTGGACCTGCAGGGCGTCTTCATGACGGCCCTGAGCGTGATGGGCCTGACCTATCAGGCGCTCCGGGGCCGTCTCGTGAAGGCGATGGGCCCCAACGGTGAGAAACAGGTCCGGGCGGCTGAAGGCACGATTGACACCCTGAAGAGCATCAAGGGCGGGTTGCACAAAGCCGATGAACTGAAGGCCAACCAGGCCCCGGTCAGCGGCGAAGTGGTCGCCGGCCTGAAAACTGAAGTGACCAAGAGCGTGGTCATGGCGGGCATCACCAAAGTGGCGAGCATGCTGATTCCAGGGGGCGGCTTCGTGCAGGCCCTGATTGGGGCGTTCCGCAGTGTGCAGTTCGTGATTGAGCAGGGCAAGCAGATCATGGGCGTGGTGACCAGTGCGGTTCAGAGCGTAGGCGCGATTGCGGCCGGCAACATCGGGGCGGCGGTGGCTGGAGTGGAAAGTACGCTGGCGCGCAGCATTCCGGTGGCGCTGGGATTCCTGGGCAAGGTGCTGGGCCTGGGCAACATTGGCACCAAGATCAAGGGTGTCATCGCCAAGGTGCGCGGCAAGCTCGATGGCCTGCTCGACAAGGTCGTCGCGCGTATTAAAACCGCCATCAGTAAATTAACGGGGAAACCGAAGAACACTAAATCTGAAAGCGCGACCCAGGACACACCTGACAGCCGCGCTGTGAAGGCTGAAGTTCGGGCTTATCTTTCTGGCCAGTTGCCCCGGCAGGGCACGGCAAAAAACACGCAGGCCACCTTGCAGCAGGCTATGGACAAGTTTAGGCCCAGGGGCCTGAAAGCTCTCCGCACGAAGCAGGTGAAGCGGGGGCAATACCAGATTGAGGCCAGTGCGTCGCCCTATGAGAATGTCGGTCTCACTGACACGAAGATCATGTTCGATCAGGACGACCTCGAACTCATGACCATACGGCGTGGCGTGGCCCTGAGGGCCTCTATTAACGGCATTGAGATTCAGTCGGCGAACACGCCAGGAAAGAAAGGCGAGTTACCGAAACACGCGGAAGAGAATTTTGTGCTGAACGCCGAGCGGGTGATTAAGCGCTTCGCCGGGCAAACGCCTGAAGTGATTGTGCAGTTGTCAAGCAGTCCCTGCGGTGACCCTGGGTGTGACGCGGACCTTCAAAAGAAACTGCACAACTGCGCCTCGACGCTCATTGAATTTTCTCAACGTCACCAGGTTAAACTTCGCGTTCAGGTGTTGGGCATCTACTCGCCCAAAGTAAAAGGCGGCAAAGCTCTGTCGAGAGACGGCATTCAGCGGATGCTTGAGCACGGTATTCGCGTCGAAACCTGGTCACCGGAGCAGGCCATCACGCAACTGGAGACTGATGTGGGTCCACTTGATCCAGCCATCAAAAAATCAATTCACTCCAAGCTGCGAAATGTCATCAAAGAACTCGAAGCCCTCTCCGGACTGAATTTGAGGTAGCTGTGGACCGTTCAAGTATGACTCAGGAACAAATCAAGCAGCGTCAATGCTTTCTAACGGTGCTTGAGGCAGACGGCTGGCAGCTCAAAAACGTTGAGGCTTTTGACAATGACCTTTGGTTGGATGCGGAGATCACGGCAAGAAAGCGGACTCCAGAAAGCATCATGGAACTCAACTACAGCTTTGAAAACAGCTATGTCAGTTTGGCGGTGGCAAAATTTGATGAGGGACGCGCCGAATATGTCATTTATTTCGATACCCTTCAAAAGTCAGGGGACATTCTTGGGGTTATTGTCGAGCACTCATCTGCATTAACCGTCAAGGGAGCAGTCCATCTGGCGGCGAGGCTGGCAGGCGAATACCCCGGCGACGTTTTCTTTTTCACGGGTACAGAGAGTATTGCCGTCACACAAGATACAGCACTCACTGTCTTCGAAAAATTCAATAACGAGCTGGCCTGAGAATTGAGGAGCGGGCACTATATTGGTCACGCGCATATCTTGGCGCCGAGACTGGCCCACTTATGGCGGGCCAGAACAGATTGGGAATAAAGGCGATCAGTCCGGCGCGTGCTTCATATGGATTCCGTCTGTAACGCCAACAACCCAGCACCCCACTGGGTTGCCAACTCCACGCCCGGAACCCGTTTTTCTCCCACTCGCTCCGCTTGAATTGAATCGTTTTTGTAAACGATTCAATCGGAGTTCGTATCACACCGCCAAAGGTCAAGGCCAAGCGGGCAGATCCGCGCTGAAAGGATGAATACGGCGCGGCCAGAAAGTGCATTGAGTCCGCATTCTCCGTGCTGGTCGGTGCAGGGCTGCGCTGGGGACAGGTCATACGGACTCCGATTGAATCGAGCAGAATGCCGGGTGGAATCCGAGCAGACTTGGAAAGCTGAGCAGCAGGGCGAGCAGGAACAGCTGCAGATTCCGCGATATGGAGGCGCAGACGGGGCCTTTCCGGCTGTGCTGCAATGAAGCGCAATTCGCATCAAGACCTCCCTCAGCCTCCGATCGAAGGTGGCGCTCTGCATCCTCGCCCATAACCTGAACTTCCTCGACCTCACCACCTGAGCGCTGCCTTGTCAATTCGCGGTTATTCGTCAGTTCTGCGTAATTCCGTCACGCTCCCGTAACCGCCCACAAACAGGGCCACTCGCAATTCATGCAGAAACTGCCGCAGCCAGGCTTCGGCCGCCTCGGCGCTGTGCAGGGCAGGCTCCAGCAGCGGGCGGGCCACCGCCACCACCTGCGCCCCCAGGCTCAGCGCGCGGGCGGCGTCCAGCCCCGTGCGAATGCCGCCCGACGCCACCAGCGGCAGCCCTGGGGCGGCCTGCCGGGCTGCCCGCAGCGCCTGGGCGGTGGGCACGCCCAGGTCGCACAGGTCAGGCGTGATCACCGCGCCGTGGTGAACCAGCTGTTCTACGCGCGCCCAGCTGGTGCCGCCGGCTCCGGCCACATCCAGAGCGGCAAAGCCCAGTGGTGCGGCCGCCGCCACCGTCTGCGCGTCCAGGCCGTGGCCCACCTCTTTCAGCAGCACGGGAAACGGCAAGGTGGGCACCACCCCGGCCAGGCGGTCCAGTAGCCCAGCCCAGCGGGTGTCGCCGCCCGGTTGCAGCGCTTCTTGCAGCGGGTTGACGTGAATGGCCAGGGCGTCGGCGCCCACCTCAGCCACTGCCCGGCAGGCCTGCTCGGCGCCGTAGCCCAGCAGAAACTGCGCGCCCCCCAGGTTGCCCACCAGCAGGATGTCGGGGGCCACCTCGCGCACCAGAAACGAGGCGCGGGCCTCAGGGCGTTCCAGCATCACGCGCTGCGAGCCCAGCATCATGCCCAGCCCCAGCCGCTGCGCCGCCTGTGCCAGATGCCGGTTGATGCGCCCGGCTGCCTCGGCGCCGCCAGTCATGGCGCCTATTAGAACGGGTGCCCGCAGGGACCGCCCTAAAAAAGTGGTGTCCAGCCGGATGGCGTCCAGATCGCGCTCCGGGAGGGCACGGTAGGGCCACGGCACCACTTCTAGCCCTGTGGTCTGCAGCGCGTACTGGCTGTCGGGGCGCAGGCAGGCCTCAATGTGGCGCAGCTTGCGCTCCTGAATGGGCGCGGGCTGCTGGCCCGGCGGCGTGTCGGTGCCCTGGTCGCCTCGTCTCACCTTTACAGCCTAGCGGGCTGGGCCGTGTCCAGCACATCAAAAGCGTGCAGCGTGACACAAAGTTGACAGTCTGGAGAAGTCGCGCTACTATTCCTGAGCGCTGAAAAGCGGCCCCCACAGGGAAACCGCGACGCAGACGTCAAAAGCAAGACCAGAGTATCGCAGGGTAGAGCAGTCTGGTAGCTCGTCGGGCTCATAACCCGGAGGTCGCAGGTTCAAATCCTGTCCCTGCAACCACTTCGCCCCCACTTCGGTGGGGGTTTTCTATATGTGG
This region includes:
- a CDS encoding eCIS core domain-containing protein produces the protein MTFAPRRSPTHEPTPPSVSPSSQPHAPQPERQQTRQVLERHTVRPLTAQRQAVQAPLRAAALERQELERVAVQRQAAQTQLAALPLSARGAEAALQRQAQPSAPVPTKPQTPSEWVTVMRARAEEVDGVALDTRAAAQFTALQRQVAQTLAQGFKADRGPATARCETYGEHLATLQRHPVSAPVSRAVLSLVPGGERLALQRAVDTAVQRHETQATQDAQVLRALALQRQLAELDAEATQPVLQRIQARRGSGNPLPEAVQRHLEQGLNHDLSKVRIHDDGEAHTLAKGVNALAFTTGTDIFFQSGKFSPNTKSGLELLAHEVTHTVQQSQGRVGKGIDPDAGLESEARTMGAKLAQAMPSPKSLMPPSLHTPGVYSQKAALQRAQDGAVQRFALKPLYDLQPQAVQRWGNPLSWAADKVKDGVSAIADKGKEMIAGALTALPGYRELCMAFGKDLVTGKTMSANPDSILDTLAGWVPGPLKDILKALKETGAIPKAWTWFKAELGKLDLGGALGEIAGAIGKADLGGAKNAVTRRISGLKNLIVGSARKIADIGLTALAAGLGPVGQQVVAQLRQGGDLILQVLKNPAKFAGHLLSALKGGFSKFASNAPKHLQNGLGQWLTGASGITFPAKLDLQGVFMTALSVMGLTYQALRGRLVKAMGPNGEKQVRAAEGTIDTLKSIKGGLHKADELKANQAPVSGEVVAGLKTEVTKSVVMAGITKVASMLIPGGGFVQALIGAFRSVQFVIEQGKQIMGVVTSAVQSVGAIAAGNIGAAVAGVESTLARSIPVALGFLGKVLGLGNIGTKIKGVIAKVRGKLDGLLDKVVARIKTAISKLTGKPKNTKSESATQDTPDSRAVKAEVRAYLSGQLPRQGTAKNTQATLQQAMDKFRPRGLKALRTKQVKRGQYQIEASASPYENVGLTDTKIMFDQDDLELMTIRRGVALRASINGIEIQSANTPGKKGELPKHAEENFVLNAERVIKRFAGQTPEVIVQLSSSPCGDPGCDADLQKKLHNCASTLIEFSQRHQVKLRVQVLGIYSPKVKGGKALSRDGIQRMLEHGIRVETWSPEQAITQLETDVGPLDPAIKKSIHSKLRNVIKELEALSGLNLR
- the fni gene encoding type 2 isopentenyl-diphosphate Delta-isomerase, giving the protein MRRGDQGTDTPPGQQPAPIQERKLRHIEACLRPDSQYALQTTGLEVVPWPYRALPERDLDAIRLDTTFLGRSLRAPVLIGAMTGGAEAAGRINRHLAQAAQRLGLGMMLGSQRVMLERPEARASFLVREVAPDILLVGNLGGAQFLLGYGAEQACRAVAEVGADALAIHVNPLQEALQPGGDTRWAGLLDRLAGVVPTLPFPVLLKEVGHGLDAQTVAAAAPLGFAALDVAGAGGTSWARVEQLVHHGAVITPDLCDLGVPTAQALRAARQAAPGLPLVASGGIRTGLDAARALSLGAQVVAVARPLLEPALHSAEAAEAWLRQFLHELRVALFVGGYGSVTELRRTDE